From Sulfuracidifex tepidarius, one genomic window encodes:
- a CDS encoding 3-isopropylmalate dehydratase large subunit has protein sequence MSGQTLTEKILSRASGKPVTQGDVIEASVDIVAFHDLTGYHVIEVMEKAGMVKVFDQGKIVVAFDHLAPPPDIRSAEIQGNIRKFVKDVKIPNFHDINVGILHELLVEKYAQPGQVIVAADSHTTTSGALGAFAQGMGASDIAAAAITGKTWLVAPSSFKVTLEGKPAKWISGKDVALKLLGDFKAEYFNGKSIEVEVKDPSSFPMDYRATASNMGIEMNADALMFIPDSETVRYVKQMRGYEPKLVTPDNDAKYEDNYTIELDKMEPLVAAPYSVDNVKTVSEVQGTPVDQVYIGSCTNGRLSDFEVAAKIMKGKKVKSRCIAIPASYEMFKEALEKGYINTLFEAGCIITYGTCGPCLGGHFGVAGPGEVIVSTSSRNFRGRMGSNESKTYLSGPAVAAASAVEGKISSPGDVM, from the coding sequence CGAGCTTCTGGGAAGCCCGTGACCCAAGGTGACGTGATAGAGGCATCCGTTGACATCGTAGCTTTCCATGATCTAACGGGATATCACGTCATAGAAGTTATGGAGAAAGCGGGGATGGTAAAGGTATTCGACCAAGGTAAAATAGTGGTAGCTTTCGATCACTTAGCTCCTCCTCCAGATATAAGGAGCGCGGAGATTCAGGGAAATATAAGGAAGTTCGTCAAAGACGTGAAGATACCCAACTTCCATGACATAAACGTTGGCATACTGCACGAGCTTTTAGTCGAGAAGTACGCCCAGCCTGGACAAGTGATAGTTGCAGCTGATAGCCACACGACCACTTCAGGTGCTTTAGGAGCCTTCGCTCAAGGTATGGGGGCAAGCGATATAGCCGCAGCTGCAATCACCGGGAAGACGTGGCTTGTTGCACCCTCATCGTTTAAGGTAACGCTGGAGGGAAAGCCAGCTAAGTGGATAAGCGGTAAGGACGTTGCCTTGAAACTACTTGGGGACTTTAAGGCTGAGTACTTTAACGGTAAATCAATAGAGGTAGAAGTCAAGGATCCCTCCTCTTTCCCGATGGACTATAGAGCCACCGCCTCCAACATGGGGATAGAGATGAACGCAGATGCACTCATGTTTATTCCAGACTCTGAGACTGTCAGATATGTGAAACAGATGAGGGGTTACGAACCTAAGCTGGTAACTCCTGATAACGACGCTAAGTATGAAGATAACTACACTATAGAGCTAGACAAGATGGAACCCTTGGTTGCAGCACCTTACAGCGTAGATAACGTAAAGACTGTAAGTGAAGTTCAGGGCACTCCCGTAGATCAGGTATACATAGGCTCATGCACTAACGGGAGGTTGAGCGACTTTGAAGTAGCCGCAAAGATAATGAAAGGAAAGAAAGTCAAGAGCAGATGTATAGCGATACCTGCATCATACGAGATGTTTAAGGAAGCGCTAGAGAAAGGATATATAAATACCTTGTTCGAAGCAGGGTGCATTATAACTTACGGAACCTGCGGACCTTGTTTAGGAGGTCACTTTGGCGTTGCAGGACCTGGGGAAGTGATAGTCTCTACAAGCTCAAGGAATTTCCGCGGAAGGATGGGTAGCAACGAGTCCAAAACTTACCTCTCAGGTCCAGCTGTAGCTGCAGCTTCTGCAGTAGAAGGAAAGATATCCTCCCCTGGTGATGTGATGTGA